The following are encoded in a window of Alphaproteobacteria bacterium genomic DNA:
- a CDS encoding ABC-F family ATP-binding cassette domain-containing protein, whose protein sequence is MSLLSVKDLSLTRTETLFAGLDFSIAQGDRLGLVAANGRGKSSLLRILAAEEEATAGAITRMRGLTVAFAPQDPPARLLSFGFRDGVRDALAPEIAEAEAWRIDVLLDSLEVDPALRDHPIGALSGGWQRSLLLARAAIVEPDLLLLDEPTNHLDIGRIGVLERFLAALPGSCAVIAASHDRAFLDSATSRTLFLRPAASEVFALPYSRARTALDERDAARDRQFENDMRKVKTLRQQAAKLKNIGVNSGSDLLVVKTKQLSERADKLEARAQPAHRERSAGAIRLANSGTHAKALVTIDETIIATPDGRPLFRTGKLRIGNGDRIVLLGANGTGKTRLIERLRAALAGGDPNIRAAASLKPGFSDQALSQLDAFATPWAAVKQASDLADAQARSQLAASGIGIDAQTAPLARLSGGQRARLAMLLLRLAQPNFYLLDEPTNHLDIEGQEMLEDELVAQGAACLLVSHDRAFVRNVATRVWTIAGKRLIEVDDPEPIMAELSG, encoded by the coding sequence ATGTCCCTTCTCTCCGTCAAAGACCTTTCCCTCACCCGCACCGAAACGCTTTTCGCGGGCCTCGATTTCTCGATCGCGCAAGGCGACCGCCTCGGTCTCGTTGCCGCCAACGGACGCGGCAAATCTTCGCTGCTGCGCATTTTGGCGGCGGAGGAGGAAGCGACCGCCGGCGCCATCACGCGAATGCGCGGCCTGACCGTCGCCTTCGCGCCGCAAGATCCGCCCGCACGGCTTTTGAGTTTCGGCTTTCGCGACGGCGTGCGCGATGCCCTCGCCCCCGAAATCGCCGAAGCCGAAGCCTGGCGGATCGACGTTCTGCTGGATTCGCTCGAAGTGGATCCCGCTCTTCGCGACCACCCGATCGGCGCGCTCTCGGGCGGCTGGCAGCGCAGCTTGCTGCTCGCGCGCGCGGCCATCGTCGAGCCCGATCTGCTGCTGCTGGACGAGCCGACGAACCATCTCGATATCGGCCGGATCGGCGTGCTCGAACGTTTCCTTGCCGCCCTGCCCGGCAGCTGTGCGGTGATCGCCGCCAGTCACGATCGCGCCTTTCTCGACAGCGCGACCAGCCGCACTTTGTTTTTGCGTCCGGCGGCGAGCGAGGTTTTCGCGCTGCCTTATTCGCGTGCGCGCACGGCGCTGGACGAGCGTGATGCGGCACGCGATCGGCAGTTCGAAAACGACATGCGCAAGGTCAAGACGCTGCGCCAGCAAGCCGCGAAGCTCAAGAATATCGGCGTCAATTCGGGGTCCGATCTGCTTGTCGTGAAGACCAAGCAGCTGTCCGAACGCGCCGACAAGCTCGAAGCGCGCGCGCAACCGGCGCATCGCGAGCGCTCGGCCGGGGCGATCCGCCTTGCCAATAGCGGCACGCACGCCAAAGCGCTGGTGACGATCGACGAGACGATCATCGCCACGCCGGACGGACGGCCGTTGTTCCGCACCGGCAAACTGCGGATCGGCAACGGCGATCGGATCGTGCTGCTCGGCGCCAACGGGACCGGCAAAACCCGGTTGATCGAAAGGTTGCGCGCGGCCCTGGCCGGCGGCGATCCGAACATCCGCGCGGCCGCAAGCCTCAAGCCCGGCTTTTCCGACCAAGCGCTATCCCAGCTCGACGCGTTCGCCACACCGTGGGCGGCGGTGAAGCAGGCGAGCGATTTGGCCGACGCGCAAGCGCGTTCCCAGCTTGCGGCATCGGGGATCGGCATCGATGCGCAAACCGCGCCGCTGGCGCGGCTTTCCGGCGGCCAGCGCGCCAGGCTCGCGATGCTGCTCTTGCGCCTCGCCCAGCCGAATTTCTATCTGTTGGACGAGCCGACCAACCATCTCGATATCGAAGGACAGGAGATGTTGGAGGACGAATTGGTCGCGCAAGGCGCCGCCTGTCTTCTGGTCAGTCACGACCGGGCCTTCGTGCGCAACGTCGCGACGCGGGTTTGGACGATCGCCGGCAAGCGGTTGATCGAGGTCGACGACCCGGAGCCGATCATGGCCGAACTGAGCGGCTAG
- a CDS encoding alpha/beta fold hydrolase: protein MVEIAKIKSGNAVLAAEIAGSGDPVIFLHAAVADRRMWRDTAALLAATHRTIAYDRRGFGETTAPVEDHSSTDDLAALIDAQAGGRKPVLVGCSQGGRIVIDAALRFPERLRGIVLIAPSVTGGSDPVYPLEIAPLMAIQPASIELKARLWLDGALSAENRVDGAARATFFAMNEAIRSAGKDIDVAPNYDRLADIALPALVLCGDLDFPHIQARCRHLAATIPGAKLKMLPGLGHLPSLEAPDSVAGLLAEFRAAR, encoded by the coding sequence ATGGTCGAGATTGCGAAAATCAAATCCGGGAACGCCGTGCTCGCCGCCGAAATCGCCGGTTCGGGCGATCCGGTGATTTTTCTCCACGCCGCCGTCGCCGACCGGCGGATGTGGCGCGACACGGCCGCGCTTCTCGCCGCGACGCATCGCACGATCGCCTATGACCGGCGCGGCTTCGGCGAAACGACGGCACCGGTCGAAGATCATTCGTCGACCGACGATCTCGCCGCCTTGATCGATGCCCAGGCAGGCGGCCGGAAGCCCGTACTGGTCGGCTGTTCGCAAGGCGGGCGGATCGTCATCGATGCCGCGTTGCGCTTTCCCGAACGCTTGCGGGGGATCGTGTTGATCGCACCTTCCGTCACCGGCGGATCCGATCCCGTCTATCCGCTGGAGATCGCGCCCTTGATGGCGATTCAGCCCGCCAGCATCGAGTTGAAGGCGCGGCTTTGGCTCGATGGCGCGCTATCGGCCGAGAACCGTGTGGATGGTGCGGCGCGTGCGACGTTCTTCGCGATGAACGAAGCCATCCGCTCGGCGGGCAAGGATATCGACGTGGCACCAAATTACGATCGCCTAGCCGATATCGCGTTGCCGGCGCTGGTCCTGTGCGGCGATCTCGACTTCCCGCATATTCAAGCGCGCTGCCGGCATTTGGCGGCGACGATTCCGGGCGCGAAACTGAAGATGTTGCCGGGGCTCGGCCATCTGCCGAGTTTGGAGGCGCCCGACTCCGTCGCGGGCCTGCTCGCCGAGTTCCGCGCCGCGCGATGA
- a CDS encoding DUF167 domain-containing protein — MTSLAIKLQPGASADRIDGWDADPSGRAVLKVRVRARPIEGQANEALVKFLAKALDLPKSAVTLARGPQSRLKMVEIAGLDDAALRARLDVAIR; from the coding sequence ATGACGTCGCTGGCGATCAAGCTTCAGCCCGGTGCGTCCGCCGACCGGATCGACGGCTGGGATGCCGATCCGTCGGGCCGCGCAGTGTTGAAAGTGCGCGTGCGCGCCCGGCCGATCGAAGGCCAGGCGAACGAAGCGCTAGTTAAATTTCTAGCGAAGGCACTCGACCTGCCGAAATCGGCGGTGACGCTGGCGCGTGGGCCCCAATCGCGGCTCAAAATGGTCGAAATCGCGGGGCTCGACGACGCGGCCTTGCGCGCGCGGCTCGACGTCGCGATACGTTGA